One genomic region from Ornithinicoccus hortensis encodes:
- a CDS encoding transferase, whose translation MRRKKNYIEIEEVPGKALRYYKHVHGGGFVADGASVDPSAFVHESAYVDPGAVVRRGARIGSGAWVDQGAQIGEDAVVGSCVRVGRDAQIGRGVRLGMRTKVGDRARIADHARVDAEETIAAGAVVTGRRVPGRQISTAA comes from the coding sequence GTGCGCAGGAAGAAGAACTACATCGAGATCGAAGAGGTGCCGGGCAAGGCACTTCGCTACTACAAGCACGTCCACGGCGGTGGGTTCGTCGCCGACGGGGCCAGCGTGGACCCGTCCGCCTTCGTCCACGAGTCCGCCTACGTCGACCCCGGGGCCGTGGTGCGCCGCGGCGCCCGCATCGGGTCCGGGGCCTGGGTCGACCAGGGTGCCCAGATCGGCGAGGACGCCGTGGTGGGCAGCTGTGTCCGGGTCGGCAGGGACGCCCAGATCGGCCGCGGGGTGCGGCTGGGGATGCGGACCAAGGTCGGCGACCGGGCCCGGATCGCGGACCACGCGCGGGTCGACGCCGAGGAGACCATCGCCGCCGGTGCGGTCGTGACGGGTCGCCGCGTGCCCGGTCGACAGAT
- a CDS encoding iron-sulfur cluster biosynthesis family protein, which translates to MLTVTENAQAVVKGLTDSDELPDTAGLRLAVAGDETQLAVSVVPEPEPTDVVVDAGEGKVYLAEDAATLLDGQTLDATPTEEGVGFTLSPTS; encoded by the coding sequence ATGCTGACCGTGACCGAGAACGCCCAGGCCGTCGTCAAGGGCCTGACCGACAGCGACGAGCTCCCCGACACCGCCGGGCTGCGCCTGGCCGTCGCCGGGGACGAGACCCAGCTGGCGGTGAGCGTCGTGCCCGAGCCGGAGCCGACCGACGTGGTCGTCGACGCGGGGGAGGGCAAGGTCTACCTGGCCGAGGACGCCGCCACCCTGCTGGACGGCCAGACCCTCGACGCGACACCGACCGAGGAGGGCGTGGGCTTCACCCTGTCCCCGACCTCCTGA